In the Candidatus Aegiribacteria sp. genome, TGTTGATATTACAGAAGGAAGAAATCGGATAGTTTTACTGAACAGGAGTAATGCATGTCAGGACACAATAAATGGAGCAGTATAAAACATAAGAAATCGAAAGCTGACGCTGCGAGGGGCAAGATTTTCAGTAGACTGGTTAAAGAGATATCTGTTGCCGCAAGGGAGGGTGGAGGAGACGTAGAAACGAACGCCCGATTAAGGGTTGGGGTAGAGACCGCGAAATCCCACAATATGCCTTCCGACAATATAGAGCGGGCTATAAAGAGAGGGACAGGCGCCCTTGAAGGCATCACTTACGAGGAAATGACATACGAAGCCTACGGCCCTGGCGGAGTCGCGATAATCATTGAAGTACTGACGGATAACAAGAACAGAACCGCAGCGGAAATAAGACATTCCCTCTCAAAGCATGGCGGTCATCTCGGTTCAAGGAACAGTGTAGCCTATATGTTCAACAGGGTCGGAAAGATAATCATCGATGGTGCCAGGTATTCCGAGGACCAGGTACTTGAGGCAGGCCTTGAAGCCGGTCTTGAAGACGTCCAGACAATTGATGATATAATAGTAGCTTCAACTTCGCCTTCAGATGTATTCGATGTTAAGAATGCCCTGGTGGAGATGGGTGTAGTACCTGAAAGCGCAGAGGTTACAAAGGAACCGGATAACTTTATAGGGTTAAGCTCCAGGGAAGCTGA is a window encoding:
- a CDS encoding YebC/PmpR family DNA-binding transcriptional regulator; the protein is MSGHNKWSSIKHKKSKADAARGKIFSRLVKEISVAAREGGGDVETNARLRVGVETAKSHNMPSDNIERAIKRGTGALEGITYEEMTYEAYGPGGVAIIIEVLTDNKNRTAAEIRHSLSKHGGHLGSRNSVAYMFNRVGKIIIDGARYSEDQVLEAGLEAGLEDVQTIDDIIVASTSPSDVFDVKNALVEMGVVPESAEVTKEPDNFIGLSSREAEKAVALLEILEENDDVQAIHTNFEIQED